In one window of Nerophis ophidion isolate RoL-2023_Sa linkage group LG05, RoL_Noph_v1.0, whole genome shotgun sequence DNA:
- the slc35a4 gene encoding probable UDP-sugar transporter protein SLC35A4, with the protein MIVIRSERVRHRRRWLTRLQWGALLCVMVLIYGSHAPLIALSKVDQRVPFDPSSCVLMIELTKLLVSFAAFAATDGASASLALPSPALAAPYAVPAALYALNNNLVVLMQAYMDPSSFQVLSNLKIAATALLYSLCLGRRLRRGQWLSLGLLMAAGACHSYSSLGPAEGAAARLYITAWGLFLMWVYCCVSGLAAVYTERTLKSQNLPLSQQNLYLYAFGVLINGMSSFSALASDKSFLEGYSWPVWAIIAGQAANGLLMSVVLKHGSGITRLFVISCSMLVNALLSWAFLGLQLTFFFVLPVSMVGLAAYLYYT; encoded by the coding sequence ATGATTGTGATCCGGAGTGAGAGGGTGAGGCACAGGAGGCGGTGGCTAACGAGGCTCCAGTGGGGGGCCCTCTTGTGCGTGATGGTCCTCATCTATGGCTCTCACGCGCCTCTCATCGCTCTGAGCAAAGTGGACCAGCGTGTGCCCTTTGACCCCTCCTCCTGCGTGCTCATGATCGAGCTGACCAAGCTGCTCGTCTCCTTCGCCGCTTTCGCCGCCACCGACGGTGCGTCCGCCTCGCTTGCCCTTCCCTCCCCGGCCCTGGCGGCCCCGTACGCCGTCCCCGCCGCGCTGTACGCCCTCAACAACAACCTGGTGGTCCTCATGCAGGCCTATATGGATCCCAGCTCCTTCCAAGTCCTCAGCAACCTTAAAATCGCCGCCACGGCTCTGCTTTACTCACTGTGTCTCGGCAGGAGGCTGCGCCGGGGTCAGTGGCTCAGTCTGGGGCTCCTGATGGCGGCGGGAGCGTGCCACAGCTACAGCAGCCTGGGTCCAGCGGAGGGGGCGGCGGCCAGGCTTTACATCACCGCATGGGGGCTCTTCCTCATGTGGGTGTACTGCTGCGTCTCTGGGCTGGCGGCTGTTTACACAGAAAGGACGCTGAAGAGCCAAAATCTTCCACTCAGCCAACAGAACCTCTACCTCTATGCGTTTGGTGTGCTCATCAACGGGATGTCGTCCTTCTCCGCCCTGGCGAGCGACAAAAGCTTCCTAGAAGGATACTCCTGGCCCGTTTGGGCCATCATTGCAGGGCAGGCGGCCAACGGCCTCCTGATGTCCGTGGTGCTGAAGCACGGCAGCGGCATTACGCGACTATTCGTCATCTCCTGTTCCATGCTGGTCAATGCTTTGTTGTCCTGGGCCTTCTTAGGGCTGCAGCTCACCTTCTTCTTCGTTCTGCCCGTTTCCATGGTCGGCCTGGCAGCTTACCTTTACTACACATAG
- the si:dkey-201i24.3 gene encoding centrosomal protein of 290 kDa, with the protein MPQQTAAVQPGRRSLQDRPHRADVIGVLSRVNPLLAAVDQTPGQVTQTHPLLPCLLRDALTGSSRTTLIYFIQPQGDMDGETPSALSLAKKVQRLSTKAAACCWRPGETEREIRGCVTTLRRVMMAETGSEACEDTLRLAELVQNLQIVKDQAWERRRKESERIQFKLGRSRESWDTVKVLQEELRQEMEALIKEDRASVEKVQERITKILQVRECLREKNTAAIKCDLCLQLEGHHAPGRRRQVKELGRRLIQREVEKMEKDLAKEQLPSHGVQRDLLVLSRERQVLVLQMETLRAEAQQAQKDLQDQNEVHQREMQHLREESLQVLKSFHESSEDVRRMSELRYRSVLLEAVQDAVYLSAQNQQLQADNKQLLHALGELKDTLTKRSLHNSAFPLKHD; encoded by the exons GCTGACGTTATTGGGGTGCTCTCCAGGGTCAACCCACTGTTGGCGGCCGTGGATCAAACCCCAGGCCAAGTCACGCAAACACACCCGCTCTTGCCTTGCCTGCTACGTGACGCACTAACAGGAAGTAGCAGGACCACGCTCATCTACTTCATCCAACCCCAAG GTGACATGGACGGCGAGACTCCGTCTGCTTTGTCCTTGGCCAAAAAAGTCCAGCGTCTGTCAACAAAGGCCGCGGCGTGCTGCTGGCGTCCTGGTGAAACCGAGCGAGAGATCCGAGGCTGCGTTACGACGCTGAGGCGTGTGATGATGGCGGAGACAGGAAGTGAGGCGTGCGAGGATACGCTCAGGCTGGCTGAGCTTGTACAAAACCTGCAG ATTGTCAAAGACCAGGCGTGGGAGCGGAGGAGGAAAGAATCAGAGAGGATTCAATTTAAG CTCGGTCGCAGCAGAGAGAGTTGGGACACCGTGAAAGTCTTACAGGAAGAGCTGAGGCAGGAAATGGAAGCTCTCATCAAAG AAGACAGAGCGAGTGTAGAAAAAGTCCAGGAGCGAATAACCAAGATCCTGCAAGTGAGGGAATGTCTCCGAGAGAAGAACACCGCTGCAATTAAGTGTGACCTCTGCCTGCAA CTGGAAGGGCACCACGCACCCGGGCGTAGGAGGCAAGTGAAGGAACTCGGCAGGAGATTAATTCAGCGGGAGGTGGAGAAGATGGAGAAAGACTTGGCAAAGGAGCAGCTTCCA AGTCATGGAGTGCAGAGAGATCTGCTGGTGCTGAGCAGAGAGAGGCAGGTTCTGGTGCTGCAGATGGAGACCCTCAGAGCTGAGGCCCAGCAGGCCCAGAAAGACCTGCAGGACCAGAATGAAGTGCACCAAAGGGAGATGCAGCACCTGAGGGAAGAAAGCCTGCAG GTGTTGAAGAGCTTCCATGAGTCAAGCGAGGATGTGAGGAGGATGTCAGAGTTGAGATACAGAAGTGTTCTCCTGGAGGCGGTGCAGGATGCCGTCTATCTGTCTGCTCAGAACCAGCAGCTGCAAGCTGACAACAAACAACTGCTTCACG CTCTGGGAGAGTTGAAGGACACGCTAACCAAGAGAAGTCTTCACAACTCTGCATTTCCCCTAAAACATGACTGA